Genomic DNA from Oncorhynchus mykiss isolate Arlee chromosome 2, USDA_OmykA_1.1, whole genome shotgun sequence:
TTTATACTATAACGCGTGTGATATGTTTATTCACCACTAACGATCCTTAGACAACATTAATACTATGGCTCATACAACTGGGATGTGATCAGGTATTTTTGTggtgtgttggtatgtgtgttTGGTAAACACTCCTCTGTTTCTCACCCTCAGCTCCCTCTCGGCCTCTCTGATGCTGACGCAAGCGTGGTCCCGGTGCGACCCGATCACGGTACACACGGTACAGACACGCACACTACACTGACGGCAGTAGATTCGGTTCATCTCCTGGTGTTCCGGGCACCTGATGACAATGTAAGTTATACTTCAGCTTGCTGCCAGTTGTTTAATGATTTGTCAtataataaattaaataaaacaatcgTCAACTTTAAATTAAACGTTGAAACACAAAGTATTTACAGGAATTCAATACTTTACTGAAAATACCGTCCAAAGTTGTTAGGAATTTCACTTTGTGCAGCTCAGAAAAGGAAattcaattgagattctccccaaAATAAGAGTGAAACTTTACCTCCAGGGTGAGGTGTCCTCCACAGGGGGTACCAGGGTGTGGCTCTGGAAGACAGGGGACTCCAGGTGAGGCCGGAGGTGGTCGGAGCACATGGAGGCtccacacaccaggcaggtcttcACCGCAGGGAGAGAGCCCTGGCTGGGGCAATAGTGGCAGGGTAGGAAGGTCTCCCTAGAGGTTTGACGAGCCAGGCTGGGGGACAGGTTGGTACGTCCAGGGGACAGGTTGTTGGCAGCGCGGGTAGGAGAGGTGGAGGTGCCGATTGGACCAGATCTGTTGGAGATCTCTGGAAGAGGCTCCCGCTCAGCTTCAACAGGCTTCTCCTTCGTAGGGGTGACTAAACGTAAATGGGTTGTTATGGTCGTTTCAGCAGGATTCTTGGCGGGTGTGTACGGATCTCTTGCAGGGGGTAGAGGTGGGTCCAGCTCAACGGCGGTGATTCTTCTTGGCGATGTGTTGGTCATGTGACCTGCTGCTGCTTCAGGTGATTTTCTAGGGTCATTCAGTGGTTCTCTTGTAAGAGGTTCTGTTGCAGCAGGGGGTTCGTCCAGCTCAATGGGTGGGTCTCTCCTAGGGGACCTAGACCTATCACGTGTCAGGTCCGGACCTCTGACGGCGACGGACGCAGTACTAGACGGTTTGGTTGCTAAGGAGAATGGTGCTGCTGGCACCTCCTCCTCACTGGACAACTCGACGTCAGACGATGTGTTCTGATtggctgaagaggaggaagaggaagtggcGGGTCTCTTACGGTCACCAGACCTTCCCCTggagtgggaggaagaggagctgcCAGTGGCTTGTCTCTTGTTGTCGTGAAGATGGCCTCCTGGGACAGGAGAACTGGCTGGTCTCTTCCCTAACAGACGCTTGGATTGAGAGATGGAGGCTCTCTTCCCAAGGGTCCAGCCCGCCGAATTGATCTCAATGACATCCTCTTCATTGGCTCTGCCTTCTATACCCAACACAACATACATAACACAAATAAATTAGTAGTGATTAGGCCTACTTAGGTTACATCAAAAGGACACAAACCTAGctaaatctaattgtatttgtcacagcacagaatacaacaggtgtagactttaagCGAAATGCTTGCTTTACAAGCCCTTCCCAATGATGCAGAAATACAAAATGATGGGAAATATCATAAATATCATATTATTTTAAGATAGAATAAGGTCGATTGATTTTAAGGCAAGTCAATGGACTTCAGTAGACTTTGACCTGTGTCGTTACTCGTGTGCGTCAGTCAATATAGCGTAATATTGTTGTTAATGTTTCTATCATAGCCAAGTCATCATCACCATATTAAAACAATGTGTTAACGATGTGTTATTGTTTTAAACTGTAGGCCTAGTACCATTACACAGGTACATCTTCCCCAGCAGTAGCCTAACTTTGGAAATGTTCGTTCCCATGACTAGTCAGCGAACCTGGGGTGTATTTATTACGTCTTGGAACGGGAAACCGTTGACCGTTTATGAACCAAACAGAGCAAACGGAATGAAGCGTGGAGGGACCTATCAGAATTGGTCCAATATTAAATTCTCGTTTTCGTTGCAAAAGGTTTTCCGTTTGAAATAAACGGTTTGTGTTACAAAACGTTTTGTAACAGAATCGGCGTAATGAATAAACCCCTGTCTCGTTGTCCCCAGCCTAATTGCGCATGGGCAGAAGTGTCTGGTGAATTCGGGAAGTTACCTGTCGCTGAGCTGGTGCGTGTATGTGCAGGCGCTTCATGTCGCCACGGACTTGCGGTAGTGTCTCTCTTGAACCCCACCGGTAATGTCTTGTACTCCTCCTTGCACTCGGGGCAGTAGTATGGACCGGTGGGCGAACCACTCCATAACTCCTGTATACAGCAGTAGCAGAAAATATGTTTGCATCTCAGCGCAGTCGGATTCCGACATATACCGTGGCACAAAGGACACACCGAGGGCTCGCAGTCCGGGGTCGGCAACGACTGACCCATTTTGCCCAGTAAAAAACGATATTTGTTACGTTTTTTTTGTCAACAACACGACAGGCTCGACCTCCAGGAAACGAAACCGTAAAATTAGGAGGAGCCAAGTGTTTGAATTACGTCCCCAGTGTAGTCCTGCACACTGCGCCCCACTCTTAAAGGTACAGGAAAACAATGTCTCCTCTGACCCAAATACATGTAGCTCGTTAGGTCGACAGATCAAACTACGCAGAGGTCTGCACTAGTGTCATCATTTGAAGAAAACATACACACGAGGAAAAAGCATGCGTACCTGTTGCCCTACCCGGCAGTTTCAGGATGGCTGTGATTGTGAGGTACCCAAGGGGTTAAAATCATACTGGCCTCTCACCATTTTAACGTCAcatgaaatacattttgaatggcttGTAAACATAGATTGTGGAAGTTAATCTCTGAACATAGGTCTACTCTAACCTTTCAATTATTTCTTCATCTGGTTTACTAAACAATTCCAATACGTGTTCTGTGTTTCATTCATAGTTTAAATTCTCCAAAGTGGCCTGGGCTTCTGGAGCTCAGACGTGCAGTAGTACGTGTAGAAACAGATAGGTCGCGTTTTGAAGTGTCAGTCCTATAGCAGGtcgcgttttgaagtgtctgtccaatagcaggccacgttttgaagtgtcagtcctatagcaggccacgttttgaagtgtctgtcctatagcaggtcgcgttttgaagtgtctgtcctatagcaggtcgcgttttgaagtgtctgtccaatagcaggccacgttttgaagtgtctgtcctatagcaggccacgttttgaagtgtctgtccaatAGCGGCCTTTTTCCAAACTGGGTCCTGGGGATCCCAAGGGTTGAACGTTTAGTTTTTTTGCCCCCAGCGCTACACAGCTGACTTAAAATAATAAATTCATCATCAAGCTCTTATTATTTGAGGGGGGGAAAAACTAAATGTTAATCTCCTCCCCAGTCCCACTCGTGCTTAGGTGTTTCTGAGTGTACTGATATATAAAAGTAGGACACATGACATCacggacacttttttttttttctaaaacaATTTATATGCAGAATTGTGTCTATTGTTGCCCTCTTATTGGCTAGAAtggacccacccacccaccatcctgtctcagcctccagtatttatgctgcagtagtttatgtgtcggggggctagggtcagtttgttatatctggagtacttatcctgtcctattcggtgtcctgtgtgaatctaagtgtgcgttctctaattctctccttctctctttctttctttctctctctctctcggaggacctgagccctaggaccatgccccaggactacctgacatgatgactccttgctgtccccagtccacctggccgtgctgctgctccagtttcaactgttctgccttattattattcgaccatgctggtcatttatgaacatttgaacatcttggccatgttctgttataatctccacccggcacagccaaaagaggactggccatcccacatatgctctctctaattctctctttctttctctctctcggaggacctgagccctaggaccatgccccaggaatacctgacatgatgactccttgctgtccccagtccacctgaccgtgctgctgctccagtttaaactgttctgccttattattattcgaccatgctggtcatttatgaacatttgaacatcttggccatgttatgttataatctccacccggcacagccagaagaggactggccaccccacatagcctggttcctctctaggtttcttcctaggttttggcctttctagggagtttttcctagccacgtgcttctacacctgcattgcttgctgtttggagttttaggctgggtttctgtacagcactttgagatatcagctgatgtacgaagggctatataaataaatttgatttgacctgatcttgcctcctcccgACCGCCTTCCATGTTTTAAGACACGTTATTTTAGAGCTGTGACACACTGGTCTGGACAGGAGGCCTTTAGTAAAAAAGGCATCATTTGCTCAGAATTGGAGCCGACACATTGGTTGGTTCTCTCAACAACAACGACAGGACTTTGTGTTAGCCAGACTAACTCATAGGTGAGTCCCATACTGGCATGTTAAGTCAGGGAGCATTAATAAAGTGTTATAATGGCAGAGGGTTTCAACCACACTACCTCTTACAAATTGGATCTGACAGAacattgtaacgaccctgggtttataagcgaggATATCGGACTCTGCCTCCCGAGCATTGCTTTTGCgtcacagtcgatagcgcgctggacttcgggctagaaggtcgagggttcgagacctgctccctgcctgtttcattacaatgtGAATGTTCTAAATATAAAACAAGGAACAgaacctggtattcccaggcagtcagCCGGCCAAGTACTAAACAAGCCCAACCCTGCT
This window encodes:
- the LOC110510475 gene encoding putative protein TPRXL isoform X3 — protein: MGQSLPTPDCEPSVCPLCHGICRNPTALRCKHIFCYCCIQELWSGSPTGPYYCPECKEEYKTLPVGFKRDTTASPWRHEAPAHTRTSSATEGRANEEDVIEINSAGWTLGKRASISQSKRLLGKRPASSPVPGGHLHDNKRQATGSSSSSHSRGRSGDRKRPATSSSSSSANQNTSSDVELSSEEEVPAAPFSLATKPSSTASVAVRGPDLTRDRSRSPRRDPPIELDEPPAATEPLTREPLNDPRKSPEAAAGHMTNTSPRRITAVELDPPLPPARDPYTPAKNPAETTITTHLRLVTPTKEKPVEAEREPLPEISNRSGPIGTSTSPTRAANNLSPGRTNLSPSLARQTSRETFLPCHYCPSQGSLPAVKTCLVCGASMCSDHLRPHLESPVFQSHTLVPPVEDTSPWRGT
- the LOC110510475 gene encoding mucin-5AC isoform X2 — protein: MGQSLPTPDCEPSVCPLCHGICRNPTALRCKHIFCYCCIQELWSGSPTGPYYCPECKEEYKTLPVGFKRDTTASPWRHEAPAHTRTSSATEGRANEEDVIEINSAGWTLGKRASISQSKRLLGKRPASSPVPGGHLHDNKRQATGSSSSSHSRGRSGDRKRPATSSSSSSANQNTSSDVELSSEEEVPAAPFSLATKPSSTASVAVRGPDLTRDRSRSPRRDPPIELDEPPAATEPLTREPLNDPRKSPEAAAGHMTNTSPRRITAVELDPPLPPARDPYTPAKNPAETTITTHLRLVTPTKEKPVEAEREPLPEISNRSGPIGTSTSPTRAANNLSPGRTNLSPSLARQTSRETFLPCHYCPSQGSLPAVKTCLVCGASMCSDHLRPHLESPVFQSHTLVPPVEDTSPWRCPEHQEMNRIYCRQCSVRVCTVCTVIGSHRDHACVSIREAERELRGNLKQEMKKMQGAEQS
- the LOC110510475 gene encoding mucin-5AC isoform X1 — encoded protein: MGQSLPTPDCEPSVCPLCHGICRNPTALRCKHIFCYCCIQELWSGSPTGPYYCPECKEEYKTLPVGFKRDTTASPWRHEAPAHTRTSSATEGRANEEDVIEINSAGWTLGKRASISQSKRLLGKRPASSPVPGGHLHDNKRQATGSSSSSHSRGRSGDRKRPATSSSSSSANQNTSSDVELSSEEEVPAAPFSLATKPSSTASVAVRGPDLTRDRSRSPRRDPPIELDEPPAATEPLTREPLNDPRKSPEAAAGHMTNTSPRRITAVELDPPLPPARDPYTPAKNPAETTITTHLRLVTPTKEKPVEAEREPLPEISNRSGPIGTSTSPTRAANNLSPGRTNLSPSLARQTSRETFLPCHYCPSQGSLPAVKTCLVCGASMCSDHLRPHLESPVFQSHTLVPPVEDTSPWRCPEHQEMNRIYCRQCSVRVCTVCTVIGSHRDHACVSIREAERELRVRNRGVFTKHTYQHTTKIPDHIPVV